In one window of Tripterygium wilfordii isolate XIE 37 chromosome 1, ASM1340144v1, whole genome shotgun sequence DNA:
- the LOC120010609 gene encoding ferredoxin--NADP reductase, leaf isozyme, chloroplastic-like: MAAAVTAAVSFPSSKSTSLPTRISVISPERITFKKFNTVHYRYRDGSAGGRVGSIVRAQVTTEAPAKVEKESKKMEEGVIVNKFKPKNPYIGRCLLNTKITGDDAPGETWHMVFSTEGEVPYREGQSIGVIPDGIDKNGKPHKLRLYSIASSAIGDFGDSKTVSLCVKRLVYTNDKGEVVKGVCSNFLCDLKPGADVTITGPVGKEMLMPKDPNATVVMLATGTGIAPFRSFLWKMFFEKHEDYKFNGLAWLFLGVPTSSSLLYKEEFEKMKEKAPDNFRLDFAVSREQTNEKGEKMYIQTRMAQYAEELWELLKKDNTFVYMCGLKGMEQGIDEIMESLAERDGITWVDYKRQLKKAGQWNVEVY, from the exons ATGGCCGCTGCAGTAACTGCTGCAGTCTCCTTCCCATCATCTAAGTCCACTTCTCTTCCCACAAGAATCTCCGTCATCTCACCCGAGAGAATCACCTTCAAGAAg TTCAATACTGTTCACTACAGATACAGAGATGGCTCTGCTGGTGGGAGAGTGGGTTCGATTGTTAGAGCCCAGGTCACTACTGAGGCTCCTGCTAAGGTTGAGAAGGAGTCCAAGAAGATGGAGGAAGGTGTGATAGTTAACAAGTTCAAGCCCAAGAATCCTTACATTGGTAGATGCCTTTTGAATACCAAGATCACAGGTGATGATGCTCCTGGAGAAACTTGGCACATGGTCTTCAGCACTGAAG GGGAGGTTCCTTACAGAGAAGGGCAATCTATTGGAGTCATTCCAGATGGTATTGACAAGAATGGCAAGCCTCACAAGCTGAGATTGTACTCTATTGCCAGCAGTGCCATTGGTGATTTCGGCGACTCCAAAACT GTTTCCCTCTGCGTGAAACGCCTTGTATACACCAATGACAAAGGAGAAGTTGTCAAAGGAGTCTGCTCAAATTTCTTAT GTGACTTGAAACCTGGTGCTGATGTGACGATTACAGGACCAGTTGGCAAGGAAATGCTTATGCCAAAAGATCCCAATGCCACTGTCGTCATG CTTGCTACTGGAACTGGTATCGCTCCTTTCCGCTCATTCTTGTGGAAAATGTTCTTCGAGAAGCACGAAGATTACAAG TTCAATGGTTTGGCCTGGCTCTTCTTGGGAGTTCCCACAAGTAGTTCATTGCTCTACAAGGAG GAGTTTGAGAAAATGAAGGAGAAGGCTCCTGACAACTTCAGGCTTGATTTTGCTGTAAGCAGAGAGCAAACAAACGAAAAGGGAGAGAAGATGTACATTCAAACCCGAATGGCTCAATATGCTGAAGAGCTATGGGAGTTACTCAAGAAAGATAACACCTTTGTCTATATGTGTGGGCTCAAAGGAATGGAGCAAGGAATTGATGAGATAATGGAATCATTGGCCGAAAGGGATG GCATCACTTGGGTGGATTACAAAAGGCAATTGAAGAAGGCTGGGCAATGGAACGTGGAAGTCTACTAA
- the LOC119999979 gene encoding chaperone protein dnaJ 11, chloroplastic: protein MLSLSPTQFLRPPPSASPSAGFRPPIIIATATATTTTTTFKEKKASSSYLRPPQGRMASSTSLYEILGLPTGATREEVKSAYRRLARVCHPDVAAVERKDRSADEFIKIHAAYCTLSDPEKRAVYDRKIFRRPVRPLSTGFSGYTGRNWETDQCW from the coding sequence CTCAATTTCTTAGACCTCCTCCTTCTGCTTCTCCAAGCGCCGGATTCCGGCCGCCGATCATCATCGCCACCGCTACCGCCACCACGACCACCACTACTTTCAAAGAGAAGAAAGCGTCATCTTCGTATCTGCGACCTCCTCAAGGTCGTATGGCTTCATCGACGTCGCTGTACGAGATCCTGGGGCTACCGACGGGGGCCACGCGCGAGGAGGTAAAATCGGCTTACCGTCGGCTTGCGCGGGTCTGCCATCCGGACGTGGCGGCGGTGGAGCGGAAGGACAGGTCGGCCGACGAGTTCATCAAGATCCACGCCGCATACTGCACCTTATCGGACCCCGAGAAACGCGCCGTTTACGATCGGAAGATTTTCCGGCGGCCTGTCCGGCCCTTGTCGACTGGATTTTCAGGTTACACCGGTAGGAATTGGGAGACCGATCAGTGCTGGTAG
- the LOC120001380 gene encoding uncharacterized protein LOC120001380 has product MADIVKQILAKPIQLADQVVKAADESTSSFKQESAEIKSKTEKLAALLRQAARASSELYERPTRRIIDDTEQVLDKALSLVLKCRANGLVKRVFTIIPAAAFRKMSSQLENSIGDVSWLLRVSASAEDRDDGYLGLPPIAANEPILCFIWEQIAILSTGSLDARSDAAASLVSLARDNDRYGKLIIEEGGIQPLLKLVKEGKMEGQENAARAIGLLGRDPETVEHMLHAGVCSVFAKILKEGPMKVQAVVAWAVSELVANYPKCQDLFAQNNIIRLLVGHLAFETVQEHSKYNVVKATSIHHAVVMASSNSNSDAIGNGNANTVEKRIDDDWNHKISHPNGKQTLPQMHDVVKNTMAMEAASKPPIQKGNGANNVKQNHQPSHSLSGPSLKGRESEDHTIKAYMKAMAARALWQLAKRNSPICRSITESRALLCFAVLLERGPEDVQLNSALALMEITAVAEHDTDLRRAAFKPNAAACKAVVDQLLQIIDKADSDLLIPCIKAIGNVARTFRATETRIISPLVRLLDEREAEVSREACISLTKFASTDNYLHLDHSKAIISAGGAKHLIQLVYFGEQIVQVSALILLSYIALHVPDSEQLAQAEVLSVLEWASKQSFLAQNETVDTLLLEARSRLELYQSRGSRGFH; this is encoded by the coding sequence ATGGCGGACATAGTAAAGCAAATCTTGGCGAAGCCGATCCAATTAGCTGACCAGGTTGTGAAAGCTGCGGATGAGTCCACCAGTTCGTTTAAGCAGGAGTCTGCggaaatcaaatcaaagacAGAGAAGCTGGCTGCGCTGCTTCGACAGGCGGCGCGTGCCAGCTCCGAGCTATACGAGCGGCCCACGCGCCGGATCATCGACGACACCGAACAGGTACTCGACAAGGCCCTCTCGCTTGTCCTAAAGTGCCGGGCCAATGGCCTTGTGAAGCGTGTCTTCACAATTATCCCGGCTGCGGCGTTTCGCAAAATGTCGTCTCAGTTGGAGAATTCAATTGGGGATGTTTCGTGGCTCTTGCGAGTATCGGCCTCTGCCGAGGATCGCGACGACGGGTACTTGGGTCTGCCTCCTATTGCTGCAAATGAGCcgattttgtgttttatttggGAACAGATTGCAATACTTTCTACAGGGTCGCTTGATGCGCGATCTGACGCTGCAGCTTCTCTGGTTTCGCTCGCGAGGGACAATGATCGATACGGGAAGTTGATTATTGAAGAAGGAGGGATTCAACCCCTGTTGAAATTGGTGAAAGAAGGGAAAATGGAAGGTCAGGAGAACGCTGCGAGGGCGATTGGACTTCTGGGTCGTGATCCGGAAACCGTCGAACACATGTTACATGCTGGTGTGTGTTCAGTGTTTGCGAAAATACTCAAAGAAGGTCCAATGAAGGTTCAAGCAGTTGTGGCCTGGGCTGTGTCTGAGCTCGTCGCGAATTATCCTAAATGTCAAGATCTTTTTGCTCAGAACAATATAATTCGGTTGCTGGTTGGTCATCTTGCGTTCGAGACAGTTCAGGAGCACAGCAAATACAACGTTGTTAAGGCTACCTCCATCCATCATGCTGTGGTAATGGCAAGTAGTAATTCCAATTCCGACGCTATTGGCAATGGCAATGCTAATACTGTGGAAAAAAGGATTGATGATGATTGGAACCATAAAATTTCCCATCCTAATGGGAAACAGACACTGCCTCAAATGCACGATGTGGTCAAAAATACTATGGCAATGGAGGCTGCGTCTAAGCCACCAATACAAAAAGGCAATGGTGCGAACAATGTGAAGCAAAATCATCAGCCAAGCCATTCACTTTCCGGGCCTAGTCTTAAAGGGAGGGAATCAGAAGATCATACTATCAAGGCCTATATGAAAGCTATGGCAGCAAGAGCACTTTGGCAACTCGCCAAGCGAAACTCGCCAATTTGTCGCAGCATCACCGAATCAAGAGCACTCTTGTGCTTTGCAGTTCTATTAGAAAGAGGACCTGAAGATGTCCAACTCAATTCCGCATTGGCATTGATGGAGATCACAGCCGTGGCGGAGCATGATACTGATTTGAGAAGAGCTGCATTCAAGCCCAATGCCGCTGCTTGCAAAGCTGTTGTTGATCAATTGTTGCAAATCATCGACAAGGCTGATTCAGACCTATTAATACCTTGCATCAAGGCTATTGGGAATGTGGCTAGAACATTTCGAGCCACCGAGACGAGGATAATTTCGCCATTGGTTCGTCTTCTCGACGAGCGAGAAGCAGAGGTTTCAAGAGAGGCTTGCATTTCACTAACCAAATTTGCCTCCACAGATAACTATCTCCACCTTGACCACTCCAAGGCAATTATAAGTGCTGGAGGGGCAAAGCATTTGATCCAACTGGTCTACTTTGGAGAACAAATTGTTCAAGTTTCAGCATTGATTCTCCTAAGCTACATTGCATTGCATGTACCAGACAGTGAACAGCTTGCACAAGCCGAGGTGCTTTCTGTACTAGAATGGGCATCAAAGCAATCTTTCCTCGCCCAGAATGAAACTGTGGATACATTGCTACTAGAGGCCAGAAGTAGGTTGGAGCTTTACCAGTCTAGAGGTTCAAGGGGATTCCATTGA